Proteins encoded in a region of the Perca fluviatilis chromosome 6, GENO_Pfluv_1.0, whole genome shotgun sequence genome:
- the zgc:77112 gene encoding protein phosphatase 1 regulatory subunit 3C isoform X2: protein MSSTTFLPPAGLRSMAQSAGLAEIAVRLCLNQREHLCPHVWVPILKPQRPCIRPPVSDILSQVYLTPPLPFSLDSDDDSDDDLWLPVNKNRRVIFADSRGLSLTAVQEFSDEEEQSDLSLLPSLRGLGSMTGDGYSCTVSTCCPGTRLKLGFPQPSADFKAFRAKLAESMVTLENCSVTEQALRGTVRVRNISFQKDVRARVTFDSWQSYRDVPCTYVQTRFGGPQTDIFEFNIGVPKVLDAKRKIEFCLSYLPAGHSEPFWDNNNGQNYSIAVCVSSHLCRGRNPMSAVC, encoded by the exons ATGTCCAGTACAAC TTTCCTGCCGCCGGCCGGCCTCAGGTCGATGGCCCAATCTGCCGGACTTGCGGAGATTGCCGTCAGGCTGTGCTTGAACCAACGTGAACATCTGTGTCCTCACGTTTGGGTCCCCATCCTGAAGCCCCAGCGCCCCTGCATCCGTCCTCCAGTTTCAGACATCTTGAGCCAAGTCTATCTGACCCCCCCGCTCCCGTTCTCCTTGGACTCGGACGACGACTCGGACGACGACCTTTGGCTCCCGGTCAACAAGAACAGGCGCGTGATCTTCGCCGACTCGCGGGGATTGTCCCTGACGGCCGTGCAAGAGTTTTCCGACGAAGAGGAGCAGTCGGACCTCAGCCTGCTGCCGTCGCTGCGGGGTTTGGGAAGCATGACGGGGGACGGCTACAGCTGCACCGTCAGCACCTGCTGCCCAGGAACTCGGCTCAAACTGGGCTTCCCGCAGCCTTCCGCCGATTTCAAGGCCTTTCGTGCCAAGCTGGCGGAGAGCATGGTCACCCTGGAGAACTGCAGCGTGACTGAACAGGCGCTGCGAGGCACGGTGCGAGTCAGGAACATCAGTTTCCAGAAGGACGTGCGTGCGCGCGTCACCTTTGACTCGTGGCAGAGCTACAGAGATGTGCCGTGCACGTACGTGCAGACACGCTTCGGAGGGCCTCAGACAGACATCTTCGAATTCAACATTGGCGTTCCAAAAGTGCTGGATGCCAAAAGGAAGATAGAGTTCTGTTTGAGTTATTTGCCAGCAGGGCACAGCGAGCCCTTTTGGGATAATAACAACGGACAGAATTACAGCATTGCCGTGTGTGTGAGCTCACATCTCTGTCGCGGGAGGAATCCAATGTCTGCAGTGTGCTAG
- the zgc:77112 gene encoding protein phosphatase 1 regulatory subunit 3C isoform X1 — MYQINDLTIFIKILSKQTCMFFSILKNSNHNIEDNIPSAQHQTTRTEMSSTTFLPPAGLRSMAQSAGLAEIAVRLCLNQREHLCPHVWVPILKPQRPCIRPPVSDILSQVYLTPPLPFSLDSDDDSDDDLWLPVNKNRRVIFADSRGLSLTAVQEFSDEEEQSDLSLLPSLRGLGSMTGDGYSCTVSTCCPGTRLKLGFPQPSADFKAFRAKLAESMVTLENCSVTEQALRGTVRVRNISFQKDVRARVTFDSWQSYRDVPCTYVQTRFGGPQTDIFEFNIGVPKVLDAKRKIEFCLSYLPAGHSEPFWDNNNGQNYSIAVCVSSHLCRGRNPMSAVC; from the exons ATGTATCAGATCAATGATTTGACAATATTCATCAAAATACTTTCAAAACAGACATGCATGTTTTTCTCTATTTTAAAGAACTCCAACCACAACATTGAGGATAATATTCCCAGCGCTCAGCACCAGACTACCAGGACAGAGATGTCCAGTACAAC TTTCCTGCCGCCGGCCGGCCTCAGGTCGATGGCCCAATCTGCCGGACTTGCGGAGATTGCCGTCAGGCTGTGCTTGAACCAACGTGAACATCTGTGTCCTCACGTTTGGGTCCCCATCCTGAAGCCCCAGCGCCCCTGCATCCGTCCTCCAGTTTCAGACATCTTGAGCCAAGTCTATCTGACCCCCCCGCTCCCGTTCTCCTTGGACTCGGACGACGACTCGGACGACGACCTTTGGCTCCCGGTCAACAAGAACAGGCGCGTGATCTTCGCCGACTCGCGGGGATTGTCCCTGACGGCCGTGCAAGAGTTTTCCGACGAAGAGGAGCAGTCGGACCTCAGCCTGCTGCCGTCGCTGCGGGGTTTGGGAAGCATGACGGGGGACGGCTACAGCTGCACCGTCAGCACCTGCTGCCCAGGAACTCGGCTCAAACTGGGCTTCCCGCAGCCTTCCGCCGATTTCAAGGCCTTTCGTGCCAAGCTGGCGGAGAGCATGGTCACCCTGGAGAACTGCAGCGTGACTGAACAGGCGCTGCGAGGCACGGTGCGAGTCAGGAACATCAGTTTCCAGAAGGACGTGCGTGCGCGCGTCACCTTTGACTCGTGGCAGAGCTACAGAGATGTGCCGTGCACGTACGTGCAGACACGCTTCGGAGGGCCTCAGACAGACATCTTCGAATTCAACATTGGCGTTCCAAAAGTGCTGGATGCCAAAAGGAAGATAGAGTTCTGTTTGAGTTATTTGCCAGCAGGGCACAGCGAGCCCTTTTGGGATAATAACAACGGACAGAATTACAGCATTGCCGTGTGTGTGAGCTCACATCTCTGTCGCGGGAGGAATCCAATGTCTGCAGTGTGCTAG